A window of Cyclopterus lumpus isolate fCycLum1 chromosome 14, fCycLum1.pri, whole genome shotgun sequence contains these coding sequences:
- the crcp gene encoding DNA-directed RNA polymerase III subunit RPC9: MEVKNANAAMLSNYEVFKLLTDLKEQRKDSGKNKHSAGQQNLNTIMYETLKYLSKTPSSRQTPEIVREFLTTMMPHKLTKAEKLQLLNHRPQTAVEIQLMVEESEERLSEEQIEELIQMVADVLPGDPEQENAAPADAEIDEAVEQS; this comes from the exons ATGGAAGT gaAAAACGCAAATGCTGCTATGCTCAGTAACTATGAG GTGTTCAAACTCCTCACAGAcctgaaggagcagaggaaggacaGCGGGAAGAACAAACACAGCGCCGGGCAGCAGAACCTCAACACCATCATGTATGAG ACACTGAAGTACCTTTCAAAGACGCCCAGCAGCAGGCAGACTCCAGAGATCGTCAGAGAGTTCCTGACCACCATGATGCCTCACAAACTCACAAA GGCAGAAAAACTGCAGTTATTGAACCACCGGCCACAGACAGCAGTGGAAATTCAGCTT atggtggaggagagtgAAGAGCGGTTGTCAGAGGAGCAGATCGAGGAGCTCATCCAGATGGTTGCAGACGTCctacctggtgacccagagcaGGAGAACGCAGCTCCAGCAGATGCAGAGATTGATGAAGCCGTTGAACAGTCATGA
- the LOC117742855 gene encoding argininosuccinate lyase-like — MQSFFILQISGEWSRGLFVIKPEDEDIHTANERRLKELIGAPAGKLHTGRSRNDQVVTDMRLWLRDAISTLTDNALQLMSTMVERAAAEIDVLFPGYTHMQRAQPIRWSHWILSQCAGFMMTLKGLPSSYNKDLQEDKEAMFDCYDTVHAVLQVTTGVMSTLKINQSVMEAALSSDMLATDLAYYLVRKGVPFREAHGISGKAVFAAESKNIALNQLTVGDLSAVSPLFGSDVSSVWDYRSSVEQYSAPGGTAKCSVAAQVEHLRNWLHVLVCTAERPVDFHSDASRQPVHGF; from the exons ATGCAGTCCTTTTTTATACTCCAGATTTCTGGAGAGTGGTCTCGAGGACTTTTTGTGATCAAACCTGAAGATGAGGACATTCACACTGCCAATGAGCGCAGGCTAAAG GAGCTGATAGGTGCACCTGCAGGGAAGCTGCACACTGGCAGGAGCAGAAACGACCAG gtTGTGACTGACATGAGGTTGTGGCTGAGAGATGCCATCTCAACCCTGACAGACAATGCCCTACAGCTGATGTCCACCATGGTGGAGCGGGCAGCAGC AGAAATTGACGTCCTCTTTCCTGGTTACACCCACATGCAGAgagctcagccaatcagatggaGCCACTGGATTCTCAG TCAGTGTGCTGGGTTCATGATGACACTGAAGGGCCTGCCCAGCAGCTACAACAAAGACCTGCAG gaggacaaggaggCCATGTTTGACTGCTATGATACGGTTCACGCTGTGCTGCAGGTGACAACTGGAGTCATGTCAACTCTCAAG ATTAACCAGAGTGTGATGGAAGCCGCTCTCAGTTCGGACATGTTGGCTACTGACTTGGCCTACTACCTTGTGAGGAAGGGG GTGCCGTTCAGAGAGGCCCATGGTATTTCAGGTAAAGCTGTGTTTGCAGCTGAATCCAAAAATATCGCCCTGAATCAACTCACTGTGGGTGACCTGAGTGCTGTTAG CCCTCTGTTTGGAAGTGACGTATCCTCAGTGTGGGACTACAGGAGCAGTGTGGAGCAGTACAGCGCCCCCGGAGGCACAGCCAAGTGTAGCGTTGCTGCACAGGTAGAACACCTGAGGAACTGGCTCCATGTTTTAGTTTGTACTGCAGAACGCCCTGTGGATTTTCACTCCGATGCCTCTCGACAACCTGTTCACGGTTTTTAG